In a single window of the Nicotiana tomentosiformis chromosome 10, ASM39032v3, whole genome shotgun sequence genome:
- the LOC138900161 gene encoding uncharacterized mitochondrial protein AtMg00810-like: MHAPKQSHLDAAMRVIKYIKGNRGLGLFLPSGGTQKFVAYCDSDWGACVETRKSVTGYDVKFGDALISWKSKKQGTVSRSSAEAEFRSMATTAAEIKWLVGLFEELGIAVELPV, translated from the coding sequence ATGCATGCTCCTAAGCAATCCCATTTAGATGCTGCTATGAGAGTGATCAAGTATATAAAAGGAAATCGTGGTCTTGGGCTGTTCTTACCATCAGGTGGCACTCAAAAGTTTGTTGcctattgtgactcagattgggGTGCATGTGTGGAAACAAGAAAGTCAGTCACAGGCTATGATGTAAAGTTTGGTGATGCTTTGATTTCTTGGAAATCAAAGAAGCAAGGTACAGTTTCAAGAAGCTCAGCTGAGGCAGAGTTTAGAAGCATGGCCACGACCGCCGCAGAGATAAAGTGGTTAGTTGGGCTATTTGAGGAGCTGGGAATAGCAGTTGAACTTCCAGTTTAA